One segment of Trachemys scripta elegans isolate TJP31775 chromosome 1, CAS_Tse_1.0, whole genome shotgun sequence DNA contains the following:
- the GPR183 gene encoding G-protein coupled receptor 183, with the protein MAFPPETPVVKMVTVTTAFTTPQTNSCDLYEHQNTARILLPVFYSFILILGVFGNGLALVVIFKNRKKINSTTLYSTNLVLSDILFTTALPTRIAYYALGFHWPFGETLCRLTALIFYINTYAGVNFMTCLSIDRFFAVVHPFRYNKIRRIKHAKYICIFVWFLVFSQTLPLLIQSMSNKEGERTTCMEYPNFEKIPHLPWILLAACLIGYIIPLGIILFCYSQISCKLFQTAKENPLTEKSGINKKAINTIIFVIVVFVICFTPYHIAIIQHMIKKLQYNPLCSEQQTFQKSLHYTVFLMNFNCCLDPFIYFFACKGYKRRIMKILKRQVSISVSSAVRSAHEESSREMVETHMTILSKPSNGKL; encoded by the coding sequence ATGGCATTTCCTCCAGAAACACCAGTTGTGAAAATGGTCACTGTCACCACAGCTTTTACAACTCCTCAGACAAACTCCTGCGACCTGTATGAACATCAAAATACAGCAAGGATCTTACTGCCTGTGTTTTACAGCTTTATTTTAattcttggtgtgtttggaaaTGGACTAGCCCTCgttgtcatttttaaaaacagaaaaaaaatcaactctaCTACCCTCTATTCCACAAATCTTGTCCTCTCAGACATTCTTTTTACTACTGCCTTGCCTACACGAATAGCATACTATGCACTAGGATTTCATTGGCCATTTGGAGAAACACTTTGCAGACTAACTGCTCTCATATTTTATATCAACACATACGCAGGTGTAAACTTTATGACTTGCTTGAGTATTGACAGGTTTTTTGCCGTAGTCCACCCTTTTCGATACAACAAAATCAGAAGAATTAAACATGCCaagtatatttgtatatttgtctGGTTTCTTGTATTTAGCCAAACACTTCCATTGCTCATACAGTCCATGTCAAACAAGGAAGGAGAAAGGACTACATGCATGGAATATCCAAACTTTGAAAAAATTCCACATCTACCATGGATACTTCTTGCTGCCTGTTTAATAGGGTACATCATTCCCCTTGGAATTATACTATTTTGTTATTCTCAAATTAGTTGCAAACTTTTTCAAACTGCTAAGGAAAACCCATTAACTGAAAAATCAGGGATAAACAAAAAGGCCATCAACACAATCATTTTTGTAATTGTTGTGTTTGTCATCTGTTTTACTCCTTATCACATTGCAATTATCCAACACATGATCAAGAAGCTTCAATATAATCCTTTGTGCAGTGAACAGCAAACCTTCCAGAAGTCCCTCCATTACACTGTGTTTCTGATGAATTTTAACTGCTGCCTGGATCCTTTCATCTATTTCTTTGCATGTAAAGGATACAAGAGGCggataatgaaaatactgaaacgTCAAGTTAGTATATCAGTTTCAAGTGCCGTCAGGTCAGCTCATGAAGAAAGCTCACGTGAGATGGTTGAAACACACATGACTATACTTTCAAAACCTTCAAATGGAAAGTTAtaa